From Sphingopyxis sp. MWB1, a single genomic window includes:
- a CDS encoding dehydrogenase E1 component subunit alpha/beta yields the protein MDAAQAVHEKFLAALTQGALARRSDAPDPVAAGLPRADAVDIFLSQLTSRQMDRLSRDLQARGEGFYTIGSSGHEGNAAVAAALRVTDMAFLHYRSNAFQLHRARQLPGQTPNWDMLLSFAASAEDPISGGRHKVIGSKPLNIPPQTSTIASHLPKAVGAAFSIGIARKLEMCDLPLPSDAVVLASFGDASANHSTAQGAFNTAGWAAHQGTPMPIIFLCEDNGIGISTRTPTGWIEAQFRQRAGLHYIQCDGTDLVSAYAGAKEAADFARRTRRPVFLHMATVRLYGHAGSDVQGAYLPKALIEADEARDPLLAGAALMVEQGWMSASEIADAYEDIGATLARQAEAAIKRPKLTTAAAVMESIVPPKRDLPRVNTPSDEDRKAMFGSDAGQMDKPMHMARLLSWALADLMLAHKEIVVAGEDVGPKGGVYNVTAKLHQRFGSARVVNTLLDEQAILGLAIGMAHNGFLPMPEIQFLAYVHNAEDQIRGEAATLSFFSNGQYTNPMVIRIAGLGYQKGFGGHFHNDNSLAVFRDIPGVILAVPSNGRDAVAMLRECVRLAREEQRVVVFVEPIALYMTRDLHEEGDGLWTSIYEAPGAGTPIRLGEVGVHGDGTELAIVSYGNGYYLSRQAERLLAEDGVKARVIDLRWLGPVDEDRLLAAVGDAKRILIVDECRITGSQSEALMALFTERAPERKLARIAADDSFIPLGKAATLTLPSRDSIVAAAKELLA from the coding sequence GTGGACGCAGCGCAGGCGGTGCATGAAAAATTTCTGGCAGCGCTGACGCAGGGCGCGCTGGCACGAAGGTCGGATGCCCCCGATCCTGTGGCGGCAGGTCTGCCGCGCGCCGATGCGGTCGACATCTTCCTGTCGCAGCTGACCAGCCGCCAGATGGACCGGCTGTCGCGTGACCTTCAGGCGCGCGGCGAGGGCTTCTATACGATCGGTTCGTCGGGGCATGAGGGCAACGCCGCGGTCGCGGCGGCGCTGCGCGTTACCGACATGGCCTTTCTCCACTATCGCTCGAATGCCTTCCAGCTCCACCGCGCGCGCCAGTTGCCGGGACAGACGCCGAACTGGGACATGCTGCTGAGCTTCGCCGCGTCGGCCGAAGACCCGATTTCGGGCGGGCGGCACAAGGTGATCGGGTCAAAGCCGCTCAATATCCCGCCGCAAACCTCGACCATCGCCTCGCACCTTCCGAAAGCGGTCGGCGCGGCCTTTTCGATCGGAATCGCCCGAAAACTGGAGATGTGCGACTTGCCGCTCCCCTCCGACGCGGTCGTGCTCGCTAGCTTTGGCGATGCATCGGCGAATCATTCGACCGCACAAGGTGCCTTCAACACGGCGGGCTGGGCGGCGCATCAGGGTACGCCGATGCCGATTATCTTCCTGTGCGAAGATAATGGCATCGGCATTTCGACGCGCACCCCGACGGGATGGATCGAGGCGCAGTTCCGCCAGCGCGCGGGGCTGCATTATATCCAGTGCGACGGCACCGACCTGGTGTCGGCCTACGCCGGGGCGAAAGAGGCGGCCGATTTTGCGCGGCGGACGCGCAGACCCGTGTTCCTCCACATGGCGACGGTACGGCTTTACGGCCATGCGGGCTCCGACGTGCAGGGCGCCTATCTGCCCAAGGCGCTGATCGAAGCCGACGAGGCGCGCGATCCCCTGCTCGCCGGTGCGGCGCTGATGGTCGAACAGGGCTGGATGAGCGCGTCCGAAATCGCCGACGCCTATGAGGATATCGGCGCGACGCTCGCGCGGCAGGCCGAAGCGGCGATAAAGCGTCCCAAGCTGACCACCGCCGCGGCGGTGATGGAGAGCATCGTCCCGCCGAAGCGCGACCTGCCGCGCGTCAACACGCCGTCGGACGAAGACCGCAAAGCGATGTTCGGCAGCGACGCGGGGCAGATGGACAAGCCGATGCACATGGCGCGGCTGCTCTCGTGGGCGCTCGCCGACCTGATGCTCGCGCACAAGGAAATTGTCGTTGCGGGCGAGGATGTCGGGCCGAAGGGCGGCGTCTATAATGTTACGGCAAAGCTGCACCAGCGCTTCGGATCGGCGCGCGTCGTCAACACGCTGCTTGATGAACAGGCAATCCTCGGCCTCGCCATCGGCATGGCGCATAACGGCTTCCTGCCGATGCCCGAAATCCAGTTCCTCGCCTATGTCCACAATGCCGAGGACCAGATCCGCGGCGAGGCAGCGACGCTCAGTTTCTTTTCGAACGGTCAATATACGAACCCGATGGTCATCCGCATCGCGGGGCTCGGCTATCAAAAGGGTTTCGGCGGCCATTTCCACAATGACAACAGCCTCGCGGTGTTCCGCGACATTCCGGGCGTCATCCTGGCGGTGCCGTCGAACGGGCGCGATGCCGTGGCGATGCTGCGCGAATGCGTCCGCCTTGCGCGCGAGGAGCAGCGCGTGGTCGTCTTCGTCGAACCGATCGCGCTCTATATGACGCGCGACCTGCACGAAGAGGGCGACGGCCTGTGGACCAGCATCTATGAAGCGCCGGGGGCGGGAACGCCCATCCGCCTCGGCGAGGTCGGCGTCCATGGCGACGGCACCGAGCTTGCCATCGTCAGCTATGGCAATGGCTATTACCTGTCGCGGCAGGCCGAAAGGCTGCTTGCCGAGGACGGCGTCAAGGCGCGGGTAATCGACCTGCGCTGGCTCGGCCCGGTCGATGAGGACAGGCTGCTCGCGGCGGTCGGCGACGCAAAGCGCATATTGATCGTCGACGAATGCCGGATCACCGGGTCGCAGAGCGAGGCGCTGATGGCGCTGTTCACCGAGCGCGCGCCAGAGCGGAAGCTCGCGCGGATCGCCGCCGACGACAGCTTCATTCCGCTCGGCAAGGCGGCGACGCTGACGCTGCCGAGCCGCGATTCGATCGTCGCCGCGGCGAAGGAGCTTTTGGCATGA
- a CDS encoding acyl carrier protein, with product MSARKSALVIAPGRGTYGKAELGSIARLHGDRFAELIADFDAQRAARGEPTVSELDGAERFSVSTHMRGDVAAPLIYSASILDFLSIDREAYDVVAVAGNSMGWYSALAMGGAVSVADGFRIANAMGTNSQAHGPGGQILFQVVDEDWRAVPGLRDAMFARVADIAARPGHALALSIDLGGMLLFAGNEAGLAALLAEAPPTPGRDPLRLAGHGPFHTPLMQGSADKAQTQLPPSLFAKPMISLVDGRGHIWRRHSSDPAAMWDYSFGHQILAPYDFALSVQVAVKEYAPDVIILLGPGDTLGGAIAQSLIAIEWQGLTNKMDFSDRQRSAPFLFSMSRTDQRKKVIY from the coding sequence ATGAGCGCGCGCAAGTCCGCCCTCGTCATCGCGCCCGGGCGCGGCACTTATGGCAAGGCCGAACTCGGCAGCATCGCGCGGCTGCATGGCGACCGCTTTGCCGAACTGATCGCCGATTTCGACGCGCAGCGCGCAGCGCGCGGCGAACCGACGGTGAGCGAACTCGACGGCGCCGAACGCTTCAGCGTTTCGACCCACATGCGCGGCGATGTCGCGGCACCGCTGATCTATTCGGCCTCGATCCTCGATTTCCTGAGCATCGACCGCGAAGCCTATGATGTTGTCGCCGTCGCGGGCAATTCGATGGGCTGGTACAGCGCGCTCGCGATGGGCGGCGCGGTGTCGGTTGCCGACGGCTTTCGTATCGCCAATGCGATGGGGACGAACAGCCAGGCGCACGGGCCGGGCGGGCAAATCCTGTTCCAGGTCGTCGACGAGGATTGGCGCGCCGTTCCGGGGCTGCGCGATGCGATGTTCGCGCGCGTCGCCGACATCGCCGCGCGGCCGGGGCATGCTTTGGCGCTGTCGATCGACCTCGGCGGGATGCTGCTCTTTGCAGGCAACGAGGCGGGGCTTGCCGCCTTGCTCGCCGAAGCGCCGCCGACGCCGGGGCGCGACCCGCTGCGGCTTGCGGGGCATGGCCCCTTTCACACGCCACTGATGCAGGGGAGCGCGGACAAGGCGCAAACGCAGCTTCCGCCCTCGCTGTTCGCGAAACCCATGATCTCCCTTGTCGATGGCAGGGGTCATATCTGGCGGCGCCATTCGAGCGATCCCGCCGCGATGTGGGATTATAGTTTCGGGCACCAGATACTCGCCCCTTATGATTTCGCTCTGTCGGTGCAGGTCGCCGTTAAGGAGTATGCGCCTGACGTCATCATCCTGCTGGGCCCGGGTGATACGTTGGGGGGCGCAATCGCGCAGTCGTTAATCGCTATCGAATGGCAGGGATTGACCAATAAGATGGATTTTTCTGACCGCCAGAGAAGCGCACCCTTCTTATTCTCAATGTCCAGAACAGATCAAAGAAAAAAGGTCATCTATTGA
- a CDS encoding helix-turn-helix domain-containing protein gives MSGPKAPSATDERIAERLRLNLTTEGMVEAGSTVSVLVHNLSATGMLVEMGLDLPLGQSVTISLPESSAVAATIVWRSDTLYGCRFDDPLSQAVLSAAQLRNPLPSDLASPTLIGASEEREPLAARLRRLREERGLSLAGLATLAGLSKPSIWAWETGKTAPRIKSLQAVAAALGVTDEELYMGRGAAESPAPFAAGDASAVGQNHLLRELVESSKLRIASAAGVEARRVRITIDL, from the coding sequence ATGAGCGGGCCGAAAGCCCCATCCGCAACCGACGAGCGCATTGCTGAACGCTTGCGTTTGAATTTAACAACAGAAGGAATGGTTGAAGCCGGGAGCACGGTCTCGGTGCTGGTCCATAATTTGTCGGCGACGGGAATGCTGGTCGAAATGGGGCTTGATCTGCCACTTGGTCAGAGCGTTACCATTAGCCTGCCTGAAAGTTCAGCTGTGGCCGCGACGATCGTATGGCGCAGCGATACGCTTTATGGATGTCGTTTCGATGACCCGCTTTCCCAAGCTGTGCTAAGCGCGGCTCAGCTTCGCAATCCTTTACCGTCGGATCTGGCTTCTCCCACCCTTATTGGCGCGTCCGAAGAACGCGAACCGCTGGCGGCTCGCCTGCGCCGCCTCCGCGAGGAGCGCGGCCTCAGCCTTGCCGGGCTGGCAACGCTTGCCGGGCTCAGCAAACCGAGCATCTGGGCTTGGGAAACAGGAAAAACGGCGCCGCGCATTAAAAGCCTCCAAGCCGTTGCCGCCGCCCTCGGCGTGACGGACGAAGAGCTTTACATGGGAAGAGGCGCAGCCGAATCTCCCGCCCCCTTTGCCGCAGGCGATGCCTCAGCCGTGGGTCAGAATCACTTGCTCCGCGAACTGGTGGAAAGCAGCAAGCTTCGCATTGCCTCTGCAGCAGGCGTGGAGGCCCGCCGGGTGAGAATCACGATTGATCTTTAA
- the recQ gene encoding DNA helicase RecQ, producing MITDNLRPLLKATFGFDAFRGRQADVIARVMAKNHTLAVMPTGAGKSLTYQLPAVARDGCVVVVSPLIALMHDQLRGARAAGIRAASLTSADADQADTRQAYREGGLDLLYVAPERATGDGFRALLEARAPTLFAIDEAHCVSEWGHDFRPDYRLLRPLLDAFPAVPRLALTATADKHTREDILVQLGIPADGLVLAGFDRPNIRYRIRPRVSPSRQLNDFIAANPGPGIVYAPTRNGTERLAAQLAQTTGRPVAAYHAGLDPELRARVQHDFVASEDGIVTATVAFGMGIDKPDVRFVAHAGLPKSIESYYQETGRAGRDGDPAEALMLWGADDFARARMRLAELPEARIASERARLNALAALVETVECRRALLLRHFGESPPPRCGNCDNCLEPPAQLDVSILAQKLLSAVYRTGQSYGASHVEAVLTGRRDERIEARGHDRLSVFGIVEGEEARLIKPLVRSLMAREALDTTEHGGLTLGPAARPVLKGEAPVLMAEPPARRTKRAANGSAALNPVGDPLFEALRATRRELAIEAGVPPYVIFHDAALRAMTDERPTSLRAMGQIPGVGTKKLEAWGEAFLAVIRRF from the coding sequence ATGATTACCGACAACCTGCGCCCGCTTCTGAAAGCGACCTTTGGTTTTGACGCATTTCGTGGGCGGCAAGCGGATGTGATTGCGCGGGTCATGGCCAAGAACCATACACTCGCGGTCATGCCGACCGGCGCGGGAAAATCGTTGACCTATCAATTGCCGGCCGTCGCGAGGGATGGTTGTGTGGTGGTCGTCTCCCCTCTCATCGCCTTGATGCATGATCAGTTACGCGGAGCCCGGGCGGCGGGCATTCGCGCGGCAAGCCTGACGAGCGCCGATGCCGATCAGGCCGACACGCGCCAAGCCTATCGCGAAGGAGGCCTCGATCTCCTCTATGTTGCCCCCGAACGCGCTACGGGCGATGGCTTCCGAGCCTTGCTCGAAGCGCGCGCGCCCACGCTTTTCGCGATTGATGAAGCCCATTGCGTCAGCGAATGGGGACATGATTTCCGCCCCGACTATCGCCTGTTGCGCCCATTGCTCGATGCGTTTCCCGCTGTGCCTCGGCTCGCGCTCACCGCTACCGCCGACAAGCATACGCGCGAGGATATATTGGTGCAGCTCGGCATTCCCGCCGATGGACTCGTGCTCGCTGGTTTTGACCGGCCCAATATCCGTTACCGCATCCGTCCCCGCGTCAGCCCGTCGCGCCAGTTGAACGATTTCATCGCCGCCAATCCGGGCCCCGGAATTGTTTATGCCCCGACGCGCAATGGGACCGAACGACTGGCCGCACAACTTGCCCAGACAACGGGCCGTCCCGTGGCTGCCTATCATGCCGGTCTCGACCCCGAACTTCGCGCGCGCGTTCAGCATGATTTCGTGGCGTCCGAAGACGGCATTGTCACCGCAACCGTGGCTTTTGGCATGGGGATCGACAAGCCCGATGTCCGCTTCGTCGCGCATGCGGGCCTGCCCAAGTCCATCGAAAGCTATTATCAGGAAACCGGACGCGCGGGACGGGATGGCGACCCGGCGGAAGCGCTGATGCTGTGGGGTGCGGACGATTTTGCGCGCGCGCGCATGCGGCTGGCCGAACTGCCGGAAGCACGCATAGCCAGCGAGCGAGCGCGGCTGAACGCCTTGGCCGCGCTGGTGGAAACGGTTGAATGCCGACGTGCCCTGTTACTTCGCCATTTTGGAGAGTCCCCGCCGCCCCGCTGCGGCAACTGCGACAATTGCCTGGAACCGCCAGCCCAGCTCGACGTGTCGATACTGGCGCAGAAACTGCTTTCGGCGGTGTATCGCACCGGCCAAAGCTATGGCGCGAGCCATGTCGAAGCGGTGCTGACCGGACGCCGGGACGAGCGGATCGAGGCACGCGGCCATGATCGCCTGTCGGTTTTTGGCATTGTGGAGGGCGAAGAAGCGCGACTGATAAAGCCATTGGTCCGAAGCTTGATGGCCCGTGAAGCGCTCGACACCACGGAGCATGGCGGCTTGACGCTGGGTCCGGCAGCCCGCCCCGTTTTGAAGGGGGAGGCACCGGTGCTGATGGCCGAGCCGCCCGCACGGCGAACCAAGCGCGCTGCGAATGGAAGCGCGGCGTTGAACCCGGTGGGGGATCCATTGTTCGAGGCACTGCGTGCCACGCGCCGCGAGCTGGCGATTGAGGCCGGCGTCCCGCCTTATGTCATTTTCCACGATGCAGCGCTTCGTGCGATGACAGACGAACGGCCGACCTCGCTCCGCGCCATGGGCCAAATCCCCGGTGTAGGAACAAAGAAGCTCGAAGCCTGGGGGGAGGCCTTTCTGGCCGTCATTCGCCGCTTCTGA
- a CDS encoding TIGR01244 family sulfur transferase: MSDFRNLSADYSVAPQISLEHVPAAKAAGFAMIVNNRPDGEDPSAPQDADIASACAEAGLAYAAIPIGHSGFSHAQLDALDGLTQDSQGPILAYCRSGTRSTHLWALARARAGDDVDAICNAASAAGYDLSGLRPMMDALAGRA, from the coding sequence ATGAGCGATTTTCGAAACTTGTCTGCCGACTATAGCGTTGCCCCGCAAATCTCGCTGGAGCATGTCCCAGCCGCTAAGGCTGCTGGCTTTGCCATGATTGTGAACAACCGCCCCGACGGCGAAGATCCGTCGGCACCGCAAGATGCGGATATCGCATCCGCCTGTGCGGAGGCAGGACTCGCTTATGCTGCCATCCCCATTGGCCATTCCGGTTTCAGCCATGCTCAGCTCGATGCGCTGGACGGACTGACGCAGGATAGTCAAGGGCCGATACTGGCCTATTGCCGGTCCGGAACCCGCTCGACCCATTTATGGGCGCTGGCGCGCGCACGCGCGGGAGACGATGTCGATGCCATTTGCAACGCCGCCTCCGCCGCTGGCTATGATCTTTCAGGGCTGCGCCCCATGATGGACGCCCTCGCAGGCCGAGCGTGA
- a CDS encoding sterol desaturase family protein, with translation MAELPDPVIYAVPAFILLLIAEMIVARRRDPRRYEARDTLTSLLLGTGSQVAGALFGAAIVGMALWVHQFRLFDIGLGFERWWWAWLLCFVLDDLAYYVFHRSAHRIRWFWASHVIHHSSQHYNLSTALRQTWTGFFSLGFLFRLPLFLIGFPPAMVFFCAGLNLIYQFWIHTEAIGRMPRWFEAVMNSPSHHRVHHGVNPCYLDANYAGVFIIWDRMFGSFVPERDEEPVRYGIVRQLGSFNILWAAFHEWAGIAKDVWSAPWRHKLSYLWREPGWSHDGSRQTSAMIKARWQAAQAPDRNRADP, from the coding sequence ATGGCTGAACTTCCTGACCCCGTAATCTACGCCGTTCCAGCTTTCATTCTTCTGCTGATTGCGGAGATGATAGTTGCGCGTCGGCGGGATCCGCGCCGCTATGAAGCACGCGATACGTTGACGTCACTGCTACTGGGCACAGGCAGCCAGGTTGCCGGGGCCCTGTTTGGGGCCGCCATTGTCGGCATGGCGCTGTGGGTCCATCAGTTTCGGCTTTTCGACATTGGCCTTGGCTTTGAGCGCTGGTGGTGGGCCTGGCTGCTCTGCTTCGTTCTGGACGATCTGGCTTATTATGTCTTTCACCGCAGCGCGCATCGCATTCGCTGGTTCTGGGCAAGCCATGTTATTCATCACAGCAGCCAGCATTATAATCTGTCGACGGCGCTGCGGCAGACATGGACGGGCTTTTTCAGCCTGGGATTCCTCTTCCGCCTGCCGCTGTTTCTGATCGGCTTTCCGCCAGCGATGGTCTTTTTCTGCGCGGGGCTGAACCTCATCTATCAATTCTGGATTCATACCGAAGCCATTGGGCGCATGCCGCGCTGGTTTGAGGCGGTGATGAACAGCCCGTCGCATCACCGCGTCCATCACGGCGTGAATCCCTGCTATCTCGACGCCAATTATGCGGGGGTCTTCATCATCTGGGACCGGATGTTCGGCAGTTTTGTGCCCGAACGCGACGAGGAGCCGGTGCGCTATGGCATTGTCCGGCAATTGGGCAGTTTCAACATATTATGGGCGGCTTTCCATGAATGGGCGGGGATCGCCAAAGATGTCTGGTCCGCACCCTGGCGCCACAAATTATCCTATCTGTGGCGCGAACCCGGCTGGAGCCACGACGGCAGCCGCCAGACCAGCGCGATGATCAAGGCGCGGTGGCAGGCAGCGCAAGCGCCCGACAGAAATCGCGCCGATCCATGA
- a CDS encoding MmcB family DNA repair protein: MNSGAVTAPEVARGVCRLFAQAGLVALPEVPLPNGRRTDLTAIDAKGNIIIVEIKVSRADLHGDAKWPDYCDWCDKFYWALAPGLDPAILSEEAYRPESSGLIVADRYGAAIVREAQDCKLAPARRKAELLRIGRLAIRRSMIAADPDLAAGWREG; the protein is encoded by the coding sequence ATGAACAGCGGAGCCGTAACGGCCCCCGAGGTGGCGCGCGGTGTCTGCCGCCTGTTCGCGCAGGCGGGGCTGGTTGCCCTTCCCGAAGTCCCCTTGCCCAATGGGCGCCGTACCGACCTCACCGCCATTGATGCCAAAGGCAACATCATCATCGTCGAAATCAAGGTCAGCCGCGCCGATTTGCACGGCGATGCCAAATGGCCCGATTATTGTGACTGGTGCGACAAATTTTACTGGGCACTCGCCCCCGGGCTCGATCCCGCCATTCTGAGCGAGGAAGCCTATCGTCCCGAAAGCTCGGGCCTTATCGTTGCCGATCGCTATGGCGCCGCCATTGTCCGCGAGGCGCAGGACTGCAAGCTGGCACCCGCACGCCGCAAGGCAGAGCTCTTGCGGATCGGACGGCTGGCGATACGCCGGTCGATGATCGCCGCCGACCCCGATCTTGCCGCGGGCTGGAGAGAAGGCTGA
- a CDS encoding riboflavin synthase, whose translation MFTGIITDIGTIRSREDRGDTRLVISTAFDVDSIDLGASIACSGACLTVVDKGRDDGGNWFAIDASAETLACTAPAMWDAGRRLNLERALKVGDELGGHIVTGHVDAVGHIVAVEPAGDSVKLTVETPASLAPHIAPKGSITLDGISLTVNAVEDQADGSAHFTLNIIPHTQEMTTLNEAAPGRPVNLEIDILARYLARMQARAA comes from the coding sequence ATGTTCACCGGCATCATCACCGACATCGGCACCATTCGCAGCCGCGAGGATCGCGGCGATACCCGTCTGGTCATATCGACGGCCTTTGATGTCGACTCGATTGATCTGGGTGCGTCCATTGCCTGTTCCGGCGCATGCCTGACGGTGGTCGACAAGGGACGCGACGACGGGGGAAACTGGTTCGCCATCGATGCCAGCGCCGAGACACTGGCCTGCACGGCGCCTGCCATGTGGGATGCCGGTCGGCGTCTTAATCTGGAACGTGCGCTCAAGGTCGGGGACGAGCTGGGTGGCCATATTGTCACCGGCCATGTCGATGCGGTCGGCCACATTGTCGCCGTCGAACCGGCGGGCGACAGCGTCAAATTGACGGTCGAGACTCCGGCGTCCCTCGCACCCCATATTGCCCCCAAAGGCTCGATCACGCTCGATGGTATTTCGCTGACCGTGAATGCGGTGGAGGATCAGGCGGATGGCAGCGCGCATTTCACGCTCAATATCATTCCGCACACCCAGGAAATGACGACGCTGAACGAAGCGGCCCCCGGCCGCCCGGTCAATCTGGAGATTGATATATTGGCGCGCTATCTGGCGCGGATGCAGGCACGCGCCGCCTGA
- the ribD gene encoding bifunctional diaminohydroxyphosphoribosylaminopyrimidine deaminase/5-amino-6-(5-phosphoribosylamino)uracil reductase RibD, whose translation MAATVALADRGRMSAAPNPNVGCLILNNGRVVGRGWTQPGGRPHAEAVALDQAGSAARGATAYVTLEPCAHESPRGSCCADLLIGAGVAHVVIGTRDPDPRTDGAGIARLRAAGIEVREGVGAAQARAIMAPWWTRATAARSFVTLKLATSLDGRIAMADRSSRWITGERARAHAHLERARHEAILVGRGTLTADAPRLDVRLAGLEHHSPRKYLLTSGMAPDGWTAVSRPEDSMNEVNSLLVEGGAGAAAAFLAADRVDRLLLYRAPILIGAGRAALGDIGLADLAEAHGRWRLMDSHMLGSDRLDVYERVSKG comes from the coding sequence ATGGCGGCGACCGTTGCTCTGGCGGATCGGGGTCGCATGTCGGCCGCTCCAAATCCGAATGTCGGGTGCCTGATACTGAACAATGGCCGGGTTGTCGGACGCGGCTGGACTCAGCCGGGCGGGCGCCCGCATGCCGAGGCTGTCGCGCTCGATCAGGCGGGTTCTGCTGCGCGCGGCGCAACTGCCTATGTGACTTTGGAGCCCTGCGCACATGAAAGCCCGCGCGGCTCCTGCTGCGCGGATCTTTTGATCGGGGCTGGCGTCGCGCATGTCGTAATTGGCACGCGGGACCCCGATCCGCGAACTGATGGCGCGGGTATCGCCCGTCTCCGCGCAGCAGGAATTGAGGTTCGTGAGGGTGTCGGTGCGGCTCAGGCCCGTGCGATCATGGCGCCTTGGTGGACCCGCGCTACCGCTGCGCGATCCTTTGTCACGCTCAAACTGGCAACATCGCTCGACGGGCGCATCGCGATGGCAGACAGATCAAGTCGTTGGATCACCGGTGAACGCGCGCGGGCCCATGCGCATCTGGAGCGTGCACGACATGAGGCGATTCTGGTCGGGCGCGGTACATTGACCGCTGATGCCCCGCGGCTCGATGTGCGGCTGGCGGGGCTGGAACATCATTCGCCCCGGAAATATCTCCTCACAAGCGGGATGGCGCCTGACGGCTGGACGGCGGTGTCTCGGCCGGAGGATTCGATGAACGAGGTCAATTCGCTGTTGGTCGAGGGCGGAGCCGGGGCCGCGGCGGCTTTTCTCGCCGCCGACCGGGTCGACCGCCTGCTTCTCTATCGCGCGCCTATCCTCATCGGGGCGGGGCGCGCTGCGCTGGGCGATATCGGTCTGGCCGATCTGGCAGAGGCCCATGGCCGCTGGCGCCTGATGGACAGTCATATGCTTGGCAGCGACCGGCTCGACGTCTACGAGCGGGTCAGCAAAGGATAG
- a CDS encoding acyl-CoA thioesterase translates to MAAALRQDVPLAHFPVRETVRVRFNEIDGQQIVFNANYLVYADIGVTEYFRALGAGQPGLYFNQYGTDIREYHCEIDYHAPARLDDRITIAARISRFERTRFTVHCAIFREADRLTDIEIVYAHIDRDNGEAVLLPGSFIAEVRRFEPVMPIQPQGS, encoded by the coding sequence ATGGCCGCCGCCTTGCGTCAGGATGTTCCCCTTGCCCATTTCCCGGTTCGCGAAACGGTGCGCGTCCGTTTCAACGAGATTGATGGTCAGCAGATCGTCTTCAACGCCAATTACCTCGTCTATGCCGATATCGGCGTAACCGAATATTTTCGCGCTTTGGGGGCGGGGCAGCCTGGGCTATATTTTAACCAATATGGTACAGATATTCGCGAATATCATTGCGAAATCGATTATCATGCTCCGGCGCGGCTGGATGACCGAATCACTATTGCCGCCCGGATCAGCCGATTTGAACGCACGCGCTTCACTGTTCACTGCGCCATTTTCCGGGAAGCGGATCGGTTGACCGATATTGAGATTGTCTATGCACATATCGACCGCGACAATGGCGAGGCGGTATTGCTGCCCGGCAGTTTTATCGCAGAAGTCCGCCGTTTTGAGCCCGTTATGCCGATACAGCCTCAGGGGTCTTAA